The region CTTTTTTCAGTAAATTATGATTGATGTTCCACCATGCTAAGTAATTGTTGGGGGAAGGGGGGGAGGGGGATCTTGGGTTAATATTCCATTTGGTATTtgagtttggcttcaatgttcattTAGGTATTTGAATTTGGTTTCAGTGTTCATTTAGGTACTtgaattttttcaatttgatattttatggttTTTTGTCTAAATTTGATACTTAAGTTTGGCTTCAATAATTAATAtgatatctaaatttttttattttttcattaagggcttatattttttttactagaGTACTTATGTGAAACATTGATTGGATaacatttaatttgatttatgtattaaatttaactttaaaatcaaattaaaatatcaaatagtaCATTAATCAAAAATCTTGAAAGGCTTGAATTTTAGAACTTTGACTGAAATTTTGCACACGTCGTAATGTTGAATACTAGAATTTTCCTCTTTTAGAACATTGCACTAGAGAAGACATGATTGGTGTGTTCTGAATTATGATCAACGTAACTTGCTGGCAAAATgatgatgaatttttaatttcaataataaaaattcaatcttttatggaaaataaaaatgtttGTCATCGACTCGGGTGGCCGAGAAATCTGCCAGTCAATCTTGGCTATTATAAAGAAACAATTTATAAGGTCAACCCAATTATTTcgaaatatattttaaaagaaaggtCTACGTGAAAGTTTCAAAATCATAGGTCGGCGCAAGCATTTCTGAAATAACAAGCAGAAGGAAAAAGGGGTTGAATTCAGCCATAACCAAAAAATAAAGTTAAGTTTATAAGCAAGTTTAACGTATATACAGTGgagtttttttatgaaaataaaaaaaaattaagtaaataatataaGTGGAAGGTTATTTACGAAAATAGTATGTTTGTTACTGTAACTTACGGTGTTGTGTTACTATGCCACAACATCACCTGTGACCTTAAAATTATAccatattttttgatatttttttaaaactatataagTGGTATTGCTACACACTACTTTCTACAACATGTTGGGAATTGGAGgagaaaacatgaaaaattggggagaatgaggagaaaaaaataaataaaatagggaATTAGTTTTTGTCATtgatacattttatttatttccttcttGATTCTCCTTAATTCTCTATATTTTCTCCTCAAATCTCGACATAATGTAAAAAATAGTATCGCAACATTATGCAAcgatatcattttattattttgatcatatttgttttgaaaaaaaatataaaatttatttatgctctcaaaattttttaaaatagtgtCACTATAAAATAACGCGAAATCATGACTTACTATAACAAttgtactatttttttatattattttcattaaaaaaaacggTATATAATCGTATCATTTGTTTAAGGGTTTagggggttttttttttgtccttttattcaatttcttttcttcacAACAAAAGCTGGCCATTACCAAACTATATTACGGTCACGGGACCTAAAAGTGCAAACTAAGCTACAATACCATTTTTCTTCTCTCCTCTGTTCTGCCTCtgttccttttttcttttctgttaaGCGCTGCATCAATGGCAACAAGCTTGAACTTCTTCCCCCAGACCTCAGAACCCAAAACTACTCATCTTCCTGACTGGTATTCACCAGAAACAAGAATCTATTCCAGCACGTATTCCTCTATATCTCTCCCAACTGATCCATTTCTTGACATTGTTTCCTTCATTTTCTCTCACCAACATGATGgggttactgctttgattgattccTCATCTGGGTATTCAATATCTTACTCAAAGCTATTACCTTTGGTCCAATCAATGGCCTCAGGTCTCCACCACCTCGGTGTTTCCCAAGGGGATGTGGTCTTGCTTTTGTTGCCAAATTCTGTTAATTTCCCCATTATTTTCTTCAGCGTTTTATATTTGGGTGCAGTTGTTACCACCATGAATCCACTAAGTAATATGATGGAGGTCAAGAAACAAATTGTTGATTGTGGTGTGCGTTTTGCATTTACTCTGCTCGAAAATGTTGACAAACTTCAGAACTTGGGTGTTCATGCAATTGGGGTACCAGAAAACATGGACCTGGATTCAGAAAAGACTGGTTTTTTATCTTTTCGTAAGCTTATTGGGGGCCAATTTGGTAAGGCGCCAAGGCCTGTGATTAGGCAGCAGGACACGGCGGCAATAATGTATTCATCAGGTACTACAGGCGTTAGCAAGGGGGTTGTATTAACACATGGGAATTTTATAGCAACGACTGAGCTTTTTGTAAGATTTGAAGCTTCACAGTACGAATATTCAAGTTCAAAGAATGTGTATTTAGCTGTTCTTCCAATGTTCCATATATATGGATTATCACTTTTCGTGGTTGGATTATTGTCATTGGGTTCTAGCATTGTTATCATGAGGAGATTTGATGCCAGTGAACTGGTGAAAGTAATTGATGACTATGGAGTTACTCACTTTCCAGTTGTTCCACCTATACTGACAACATTGACAATGAGAGCCAAGCATGTTTGTGAAAATAGCTTGCAGAGTTTAAAACAGGTTTCCTGTGGTGCTGCTCCTTTGAGCGGGAAAACCATAGAGGACTTTGTTCAGGCTCTTCCTCATGTTGATTTCATTCAGGTACTAAGGCTTAAGTTTAATACATCCCTCTTAAGTTGTCATGCTCTTACAACTTGTAACTAATATAAGCTGTTTACATGTTGTCCATTGGGAGGTTAAATTACTTAGCTTGCTTCAGTTTTGTCTCTTTATAGGGCTATGGCATGACTGAATCAACTGCAGTAGGAACTCGTGGCTTCAACAATGAAAAACATCATAATTATTCTTCAATAGGACTTCTAGCACCAAACATGCAAGCTAAAGTGGTAGATTGGAATTCTGGTTCTTCTTTGCCTCCTGGCTTTCATGGCGAGCTTTGGCTAAGAGGACCTGCAATTATGCAACGTAATTAATTAACCCATCTTTGAATATGGTTTGTCCTATTTGTTTTAATATGAGAATGACATAAAACCGGTTCTTTCTATTCTTGTATTCTTATTCTCACCTTTATGTTTTCTACATGATCAGTGGTCCAGTCAGTCATAAAATGATGCAAATATGCCTGCATTTTGTTTAAAGCAGTTCATGTTGCAGGAAAAGGCAATTTGTTCACTTTATGATTTAAAAGCTAGAAACTTCCAAACATATTCTTGGGTAGCTTATTTATTAGGCTTCTCTTGATTTTCCAGGATACATAAATAATGTTGAGGCCACCAATATGACAATTGATAAAGATGGCTGGCTACGTACTGGTGACATTGTTTGTTTTGATGGAGACGGGTATTTGTATTTATCTGACCGCTTGAAAGAGATTATAAAGTACAAGGGCTATCAGGCATAACTTCTTTTCcctttcaatttaatatacttgaTGAACAGACATAAGCTAGTGCTCTGAAATCAATTTAACATGGTGTTTATAATGTTATTGTTGTACCAGATCGCCCCTGCTGATTTAGAGGCTGTATTGATTTCCCATCCCGAGATACTAGATGCTGCTGTAACTTCGTAAGTATTAACTTTCACATTTTTGTCCGACATTGACATGTTGTGGAGAGAATTGTTTGTTGTCCTCCTTCCTAAAATGAATCTCAAATTGCAAGCATATGCATCTGATTTCTCAAAAGACAATGAAGCCATTAGACAACTATGTGTACGAGGAACAATAAACTATGAAGTCCAAAGTTCAGAACTAAAACCTAGCTGAATGTTATTTTATAGATCAAGGTCAATTAAATTGTCTATGGAATGAGTAATTGCAATTTGCAACCATGACAACATCACAAAACCTCTGAGCTTGGTGATGCTTCTTCTTTTTAGCCTTTATTTGCTTTTAGCGatgaaaaatagaattaaatctcATCCATTTTTTTGGGTGCTTTAGAGCCGCTGATGAAGTATGCGGTGAGATTCCTGTGGCATTTGTGGTGAGGAGGCACGGTAGCACACTGACCAAAGGAGCTGTCATAGACTTCGTGGCTAATCAGGTGCATAAGTTCTTGCCATTTTTGGATGTCATATAATATCCCTTCCTTTCAGGCATTTACATTTACAAATCATACCCAACATAACAAAAGCCTAATACTCTTCGAAGCTCTTTTACTGGCCTGTTTATCAAGCACTTACCTTATACTTTCATCGTTATTTATATTAGGTTGCACCTTATAAGAAAGTAAGAAGGGTGGTGTTTACAGAATCAATTCCAAAGTCTGCTGCAGGAAAAAATCTTCGAAAAGAACTTAAGAGTTTCATAAGTTCTAGACTTTAAGATCTTTGTTCTGGGTAGAGCTGATTTTTTCGCAGATTTAATTCTGACAAGGTAGGACATTCAGCTATAAAGACAATTATAATTCCGTTTGTCTAGGTAAACAGCAGCAATCTGCTGCTACTTGTATTAGTCTTGAAGGGATAGTACAGTTTAATGGTTCATATGGTCTAAAAGACCTATGTGGCATTTCAGCATCATGTATAAGATACTTTTCGCTACCTTATCTTTGTCATTACTTTCAAGTTCAAGCCTTGTATTTAGTTAAAATTATCTTAATTCAGCCCTTCAAATCATGCAGTCCCTCTATATATAAAGAAATTATTATGTAAAATTGCAGTATATTTCCATATCAGCAGCTAAGGAAActattgaagcaatggttagcatgtagcaatcacatgttttattattattactattattattattatttggatgtaatgatgtaacttagttgtattccaactaagtttgttagtggtagtaggtggtgatttattttaagtggatgtaatgatgaaacttagttgtattccaactaagtttgttagtggtagtaggtggtgatttattttaagtggatgtaatgataaaacttagttgtattccaactaagtttgttagtggtagtaggtggtgatttattttaagtggatgtaatgatgaaacttagttgtattccaactaagttgtcaagttgtaagcttgtataaataggctttatgccattttaaaaaaatgaatgaattcaatcaagatttcatccatatactctctattttagctttgcttaaaatttatttcatttttcttctttgtttctgccgcaagtctcgattcttgctcggcaagctttttgttgaaccttgctatttgttgcatttagctccaacaattggtatcaagagcctatttcttaagggatctgttatacaaattcatggcttcatcaagcttttcaccagctgcacctcaagtcttcaatggagaaggctaccacatatgggtggttaaaatgaagacctacctacaagctttcgatctgtgggaggtagtcaactcagatgttgaaccagagccacttagaggcaatccaacagtggctcaaatcaggcagcatgctgatgagaggaccaagaggcacaaagccatgtcttgcatctagaactcagtgtcagatgtgattttcacaaggattatggcctgtgaatcaccaaaacaagcctgggacaagttgcaagaggagtttcaagggacagagaggacaacGTAGCAACAGTTGCTGAACTTaaggagagatttcgagaatttgaagatgaaggaagaagaaactatcaagcagtactctgacaggattatggctgtggttaacagcataaagctccttggagagcagctcaaggaagctaggatagtggagaaggttatt is a window of Gossypium hirsutum isolate 1008001.06 chromosome D08, Gossypium_hirsutum_v2.1, whole genome shotgun sequence DNA encoding:
- the LOC107942427 gene encoding 4-coumarate--CoA ligase-like 6 isoform X1, producing MATSLNFFPQTSEPKTTHLPDWYSPETRIYSSTYSSISLPTDPFLDIVSFIFSHQHDGVTALIDSSSGYSISYSKLLPLVQSMASGLHHLGVSQGDVVLLLLPNSVNFPIIFFSVLYLGAVVTTMNPLSNMMEVKKQIVDCGVRFAFTLLENVDKLQNLGVHAIGVPENMDLDSEKTGFLSFRKLIGGQFGKAPRPVIRQQDTAAIMYSSGTTGVSKGVVLTHGNFIATTELFVRFEASQYEYSSSKNVYLAVLPMFHIYGLSLFVVGLLSLGSSIVIMRRFDASELVKVIDDYGVTHFPVVPPILTTLTMRAKHVCENSLQSLKQVSCGAAPLSGKTIEDFVQALPHVDFIQGYGMTESTAVGTRGFNNEKHHNYSSIGLLAPNMQAKVVDWNSGSSLPPGFHGELWLRGPAIMQRYINNVEATNMTIDKDGWLRTGDIVCFDGDGYLYLSDRLKEIIKYKGYQIAPADLEAVLISHPEILDAAVTSAADEVCGEIPVAFVVRRHGSTLTKGAVIDFVANQVAPYKKVRRVVFTESIPKSAAGKNLRKELKSFISSRL
- the LOC107942427 gene encoding 4-coumarate--CoA ligase-like 6 isoform X2, which codes for MATSLNFFPQTSEPKTTHLPDWYSPETRIYSSTYSSISLPTDPFLDIVSFIFSHQHDGVTALIDSSSGYSISYSKLLPLVQSMASGLHHLGVSQGDVVLLLLPNSVNFPIIFFSVLYLGAVVTTMNPLSNMMEVKKQIVDCGVRFAFTLLENVDKLQNLGVHAIGVPENMDLDSEKTGFLSFRKLIGGQFGKAPRPVIRQQDTAAIMYSSGTTGVSKGVVLTHGNFIATTELFVRFEASQYEYSSSKNVYLAVLPMFHIYGLSLFVVGLLSLGSSIVIMRRFDASELVKVIDDYGVTHFPVVPPILTTLTMRAKHVCENSLQSLKQVSCGAAPLSGKTIEDFVQALPHVDFIQGYGMTESTAVGTRGFNNEKHHNYSSIGLLAPNMQAKVVDWNSGSSLPPGFHGELWLRGPAIMQRYINNVEATNMTIDKDGWLRTGDIVCFDGDGYLYLSDRLKEIIKYKGYQIAPADLEAVLISHPEILDAAVTSAADEVCGEIPVAFVVRRHGSTLTKGAVIDFVANQYISISAAKETIEAMVSM